Proteins from a genomic interval of Thermodesulfobacteriota bacterium:
- a CDS encoding acylphosphatase, with the protein MNAVRARVMVDGLVQGVWFRASTRDVARGLGLAGWVRNLVDGGVEAVFEGPRERVEEAVAWCRTGPPGARVDHCDVIWEEPVGEGAFSIRYDR; encoded by the coding sequence GTGAACGCCGTGCGGGCGCGGGTGATGGTGGACGGACTCGTCCAGGGGGTGTGGTTTCGGGCGTCCACTCGGGACGTCGCCCGAGGCCTGGGGCTTGCCGGGTGGGTCCGCAACCTGGTGGACGGGGGGGTGGAGGCGGTGTTCGAGGGGCCCCGGGAGCGGGTCGAGGAGGCCGTTGCCTGGTGCCGCACCGGCCCGCCGGGAGCCCGGGTGGATCACTGCGACGTCATCTGGGAGGAGCCCGTGGGGGAGGGCGCCTTTTCCATCCGCTACGACCGATGA
- a CDS encoding dienelactone hydrolase family protein, which produces MRRLVCAALLTLLAVPALSALVAAPVEYRHGDEVLEGYLAYDDALAGKRPGILVVHEWYGLNDYTRSRTEQLARMGYVAFAADIYGKGKRADDAQGAQHLAGVFWQDQTLLRARAQAGLDQLRAHALVDRDRVVAVGYCFGGTTVLELARISAPVKGVVSFHGGLKTAQPEATAGVKPKVLVLHGADDPFIPAADIAAFQEEMRRGGADWQMVFYGGAQHSFSNPAADGTLPGAVYEEKADRRSWEHMKVFLSELFRP; this is translated from the coding sequence ATGAGACGCCTGGTGTGTGCCGCCCTGCTGACCCTGCTCGCCGTTCCCGCCCTCTCCGCCCTGGTCGCCGCCCCCGTGGAGTACCGGCACGGGGACGAGGTGCTCGAAGGTTATCTGGCCTACGATGACGCGCTGGCCGGCAAGCGCCCGGGCATTCTCGTGGTCCACGAGTGGTACGGCCTCAACGACTACACCCGCTCGCGCACCGAGCAGCTCGCCCGCATGGGCTACGTGGCGTTCGCCGCCGATATCTACGGCAAGGGCAAGCGGGCCGACGACGCCCAGGGGGCCCAGCACCTGGCAGGGGTGTTCTGGCAGGACCAGACCCTGCTGCGAGCCCGGGCCCAGGCGGGGCTCGACCAGCTGCGGGCCCATGCCCTGGTGGACCGGGATCGGGTCGTCGCGGTGGGGTACTGCTTCGGGGGAACCACCGTGCTGGAGCTCGCCCGGATCAGCGCGCCCGTCAAGGGGGTGGTGAGCTTCCACGGTGGGCTCAAGACGGCCCAGCCCGAGGCTACGGCGGGGGTGAAGCCCAAGGTGCTCGTGCTCCACGGGGCCGACGACCCCTTCATCCCGGCGGCCGACATCGCGGCGTTCCAGGAAGAGATGCGCCGGGGAGGCGCCGACTGGCAGATGGTCTTCTACGGGGGGGCCCAGCACAGTTTCTCCAACCCGGCCGCCGACGGCACCCTGCCGGGTGCGGTCTACGAGGAAAAGGCCGACCGGAGATCCTGGGAGCACATGAAGGTGTTCCTCTCGGAGCTCTTCCGCCCATAG
- a CDS encoding M23 family metallopeptidase codes for MARSGFRIWPLFLVFFLAAAGAGGYLAWRQKAPGPAAHFLPVPRYLGKATPLALELRAARGGLAGVEVRIVQGGADAVVFSRTFPGAPFDQRVEFRVEPAALGLKEGEAVLRVFAWDAFWRPLARDGLALAQPVTVDTTPPPLEVLSFTRYLDQGGSGVAVLRAPDASWAGVAAGGLEQPAFPVEGAPPGVLVALFALPWNQPAPFPLTAVARDEAGNTATRAIAAEIRPKRFPTDTIELRADFMSRAVAELLPQRNVSTQEELLEAFLVVNRDLRRQAAEATGRLGRSTQAAALWSGAFLQPPNTKVFANFAETRLYRWGGKEVDRQVHLGYDLASVQRAPVPAANGGTVVFTGPLTIYGNTVVLDHGLGLQTLYGHLSSIDVQEGSRVQKAQVLGRTGTTGLAVGDHLHYEVLLHGQPVTPVEWWDGKWIRDRVAGPLRDAGLGHLVEGS; via the coding sequence ATGGCGCGAAGCGGCTTTCGGATCTGGCCCCTGTTCCTCGTCTTCTTTCTCGCGGCGGCCGGCGCTGGGGGGTATCTCGCGTGGCGCCAGAAGGCCCCGGGGCCCGCGGCGCACTTCCTCCCTGTGCCGCGGTACCTGGGCAAGGCGACCCCCCTGGCGCTGGAGCTCCGGGCGGCCCGCGGCGGTCTGGCAGGCGTTGAGGTACGGATCGTCCAGGGCGGAGCCGACGCGGTCGTCTTCTCCCGAACCTTCCCGGGAGCGCCCTTCGATCAGCGGGTGGAGTTTCGCGTGGAGCCCGCCGCCCTCGGGCTCAAGGAAGGAGAGGCGGTCCTCCGAGTGTTCGCGTGGGATGCCTTCTGGAGGCCCCTGGCCCGGGACGGGCTCGCCCTCGCCCAGCCGGTCACGGTGGACACGACTCCGCCCCCCCTGGAGGTGCTCTCCTTTACGCGGTACCTGGACCAGGGAGGGAGCGGCGTGGCGGTGCTGCGCGCGCCGGATGCTTCATGGGCGGGTGTGGCCGCGGGCGGCCTGGAGCAGCCGGCCTTCCCCGTGGAAGGAGCCCCGCCCGGCGTGCTGGTGGCGCTCTTCGCCCTACCCTGGAACCAACCGGCCCCCTTCCCGCTGACCGCGGTCGCCCGGGACGAAGCCGGCAACACCGCGACCCGGGCCATCGCGGCCGAGATCCGCCCCAAACGCTTCCCCACCGACACCATCGAGCTTCGGGCCGACTTCATGTCTCGGGCGGTGGCCGAGCTCCTGCCCCAGCGCAACGTCTCGACCCAGGAGGAGCTCCTGGAGGCGTTCCTCGTGGTGAACCGGGACCTGCGGCGCCAGGCCGCCGAGGCCACCGGCCGACTGGGACGCTCGACCCAGGCCGCAGCCCTGTGGAGCGGCGCTTTCCTGCAGCCGCCCAACACCAAGGTCTTCGCCAACTTCGCGGAGACGCGCCTGTACCGTTGGGGGGGCAAGGAGGTGGACCGGCAGGTCCACCTGGGCTACGACCTGGCGTCGGTACAGCGCGCCCCGGTGCCCGCCGCCAACGGGGGAACGGTGGTCTTCACCGGTCCCCTCACGATCTACGGCAACACTGTGGTGCTCGACCACGGCCTGGGGCTCCAGACCCTGTATGGCCACCTCTCGTCCATCGACGTCCAGGAGGGGAGCCGGGTGCAGAAGGCGCAGGTGCTGGGCCGCACCGGCACCACCGGCCTCGCCGTGGGGGACCACCTCCACTACGAGGTGCTCCTCCACGGCCAGCCCGTCACGCCGGTGGAGTGGTGGGACGGCAAGTGGATCCGGGACCGGGTCGCCGGCCCCCTGCGCGACGCCGGGCTGGGGCACCTGGTGGAGGGCTCTTGA
- a CDS encoding cobyrinate a,c-diamide synthase, translating to MAAPHSGAGKTTVTLALLAALGRRGLAVQPFKVGPDYLDPSHHRRLCGRPSHNLDTWMIPPEANRSIFARAACTADVAVVEGVMGLFDGVDGRRPDGSSADLAALLGLPVVLVVDARAMARSAAALVHGFASFDPRVRLAGVIWNRVGSPSHRRILDDALEDRGLPRSFGAVPREESAALPERHLGLVTPEDADLPPDMEARLARLAEDHLDLGALLDATGATCAPQVGERPAPRPRPRAPRRIGVARDAAFCFYYEENLALLADGGAELVWFRPAEGDGVPPGLDGLYLGGGYPELRAKALGGNEAFRSGARELHCRGVPIYAECGGFMALCEGLVDLEGRRHPMAGIFPTVARMRGERFRLGYREIEVRGVPALEGQRARGHEFHYSHVEDMPAAVPRVYLVRTARGEELPPEGYALGATLGGYVHLHFASNPEFALRLFGLR from the coding sequence GTGGCGGCGCCCCACTCGGGCGCAGGCAAGACCACCGTGACGCTGGCGCTGCTGGCGGCCCTGGGGCGCCGCGGGCTCGCGGTGCAGCCCTTCAAGGTAGGCCCCGACTACCTCGATCCATCCCACCACCGCAGGCTGTGCGGCCGGCCGTCCCACAACCTGGACACGTGGATGATCCCCCCGGAAGCCAACCGGAGCATCTTCGCCCGGGCCGCCTGCACGGCCGACGTGGCCGTGGTGGAGGGGGTCATGGGACTCTTCGACGGCGTGGACGGCCGCCGGCCCGACGGTTCCAGCGCCGACCTGGCTGCCCTGCTGGGCCTCCCGGTCGTGCTGGTGGTGGACGCTCGGGCCATGGCCCGGAGCGCGGCCGCTCTGGTCCACGGGTTTGCCAGCTTCGACCCTCGGGTACGCCTGGCCGGGGTGATCTGGAACCGGGTGGGGAGCCCTTCCCACCGCCGCATCCTCGACGACGCCCTGGAGGACCGGGGCCTGCCCCGCTCCTTCGGGGCGGTGCCCCGGGAGGAGTCCGCTGCGCTGCCCGAGAGGCACCTGGGCCTCGTGACCCCCGAGGACGCCGACCTCCCCCCGGACATGGAGGCGCGCCTGGCCCGCCTCGCGGAGGACCACCTGGACCTCGGGGCGCTCCTCGACGCCACGGGGGCAACGTGCGCGCCCCAGGTCGGCGAACGCCCGGCTCCACGCCCCCGACCCCGGGCTCCCAGGCGGATCGGGGTGGCCCGGGACGCCGCATTTTGCTTCTACTATGAGGAGAACCTCGCCCTCCTGGCCGATGGGGGGGCGGAGCTGGTGTGGTTTCGGCCCGCCGAAGGCGACGGCGTGCCCCCGGGTCTCGACGGGCTCTACCTGGGGGGCGGGTACCCGGAGCTCCGGGCGAAGGCCCTGGGCGGCAACGAGGCGTTTCGGAGCGGGGCACGGGAGCTCCACTGTCGGGGGGTCCCCATCTACGCCGAGTGCGGGGGCTTCATGGCCCTGTGCGAGGGATTGGTGGATCTGGAGGGACGGCGCCATCCCATGGCGGGGATCTTCCCGACCGTGGCCCGGATGCGGGGCGAGCGCTTCCGCCTGGGATATCGGGAGATCGAGGTGCGAGGCGTTCCTGCACTGGAGGGGCAGCGGGCCCGGGGCCACGAGTTTCACTACTCCCACGTGGAGGACATGCCCGCCGCAGTTCCCCGGGTCTACCTGGTGCGGACTGCCCGGGGGGAAGAGCTGCCCCCCGAGGGGTACGCCCTGGGGGCGACCCTGGGCGGGTACGTGCACCTGCACTTCGCCTCGAACCCCGAGTTTGCGCTGCGCCTGTTTGGGTTGAGGTGA
- a CDS encoding DUF4911 domain-containing protein: MAPDAGEVWVVCRVPVPDLVRLRYTLEAYEGLCVATTLPGGLGRVRLLTSAGLRSELEGVLGALAAEMPLVTERWGEGLP, from the coding sequence ATGGCCCCGGACGCGGGGGAGGTGTGGGTGGTCTGCCGCGTGCCGGTGCCGGACCTCGTGCGCCTGCGCTACACGCTGGAAGCCTACGAGGGGCTTTGTGTCGCCACGACCCTTCCGGGCGGTCTGGGCCGGGTGCGCCTTCTGACGAGCGCCGGGCTGCGCAGCGAGCTGGAAGGAGTCCTCGGCGCCCTCGCCGCCGAGATGCCCCTGGTGACGGAGCGCTGGGGGGAGGGCCTTCCGTGA
- a CDS encoding alpha/beta hydrolase produces the protein MGEQQHPQARESGNPQGRALVLVHGAGGDRKLWGTVDRRLRAAGIPSLALDLPGHGRAPGPGRDSVGAYADFLETALGQGGIGEYAVAGHSLGGAVALTLAVREPPGLRGIAAVSTGARLPVDPRILKGTLAAFSCTVENLARFCFARGTAEELLREAARTMAAPGPEVVHGDFVACANYGLSDRELAGIGVPAEVVCGDIDVLTPLPLSQELAAKIPGAQLTRIPGCGHMPLLEAPEALADALARLWYRCFGEETSP, from the coding sequence GTGGGCGAGCAACAGCACCCCCAGGCTCGGGAATCCGGCAACCCGCAAGGGCGCGCCCTGGTGCTGGTCCACGGGGCCGGGGGCGACCGGAAGCTGTGGGGAACCGTGGACCGCCGATTGCGCGCCGCGGGAATCCCGAGCCTGGCCCTCGATCTGCCCGGCCACGGCCGGGCGCCGGGGCCGGGGCGCGACTCGGTGGGTGCCTATGCGGACTTCCTGGAGACCGCCCTGGGCCAGGGGGGGATCGGCGAGTACGCAGTGGCCGGGCACTCCCTGGGAGGAGCCGTCGCCCTGACCCTTGCGGTGCGAGAGCCCCCTGGTCTACGGGGGATCGCGGCGGTCTCCACCGGCGCCCGCCTCCCCGTGGACCCCAGGATCCTCAAGGGGACGCTCGCCGCGTTTTCGTGCACCGTGGAGAACCTGGCTCGGTTCTGCTTCGCCCGGGGCACCGCCGAGGAGCTGCTGCGCGAGGCGGCCCGCACCATGGCCGCTCCCGGACCGGAGGTGGTGCACGGCGACTTCGTGGCCTGCGCCAACTACGGGCTCTCGGACCGGGAGCTGGCGGGCATCGGGGTGCCGGCCGAGGTGGTATGCGGCGACATCGACGTGCTCACCCCGCTCCCCCTCTCCCAGGAGTTGGCCGCCAAGATCCCCGGAGCCCAGCTCACCCGCATCCCGGGCTGCGGACACATGCCGCTCCTGGAAGCGCCCGAAGCCCTCGCGGACGCCCTCGCACGCCTGTGGTACCGCTGCTTCGGGGAG